The Algoriphagus halophilus sequence TAGCCTTTGTTGCAATATTCAATATGGGGGCAATCCTTTTTATCTTGATCATGGAGCGAACCCAGATGATAGGCTTGTTGAAAGCAATTGGAGCGGCCAACAAGCAGATTCAACGAATCTTTTTCTGGAATGGGATTAACATTCTCTTGAGGGGATTACTCATTGGAAATGCAATAGGCTTAGGCTTTGGGGTATTACAGGATAAATTCAAATTAATTCCTCTTGATCCTGCCAGTTATTACATGTCCTATGTGCCCATAGAATGGAATTGGCCTTTATTTTTATTGATCAATTTGGGTATTACGGTGCTCACCGCTGTGGTACTCTTTATTCCGGTGATGGTTATTTCGAGGGTTGACCCGATCAAATCGATTCGCTTTGATTGAGCCGGTAAGGAGAAAAAATACTTTTAATTTTCATCCAAATTACTCCAAAAACAGCTTCTTTAAATATTCCTGAGCTCATTTTGGAAGTGCCTTTGGTACGATCCGTGAAGATGATCGGGACTTCTATTAGTTTGAAGCCTAATTTCCAGGCGGTAAATTTCATTTCAATCTGGAAGGCATATCCAATGAATTTCACCTCTTTTAAATTAATGCCTTCCAATACAGATCTGTGGTAACATTTAAAACCTGCAGTAGCATCTTTGATCGGCAGACCTGTAATGAATTTAACGTAAACACTGGCAAAATAGGACATCAAAACTCTTCCTATAGGCCAATTGACCACATTCACTCCGGTAATATACCTGGATCCTATGGCCATATCAAATTCTCTGTTTTGGCAGGCTAGATACAAGCGAATTAAATCATATGGATTATGTGAAAAATCACAATCCATCTCAAAAATAAAATCGAAATCATTGGAAAGTGCCCATTCGAAACCTTTCAAATAAGCTGTACCTAAGCCTAATTTCCCCTTTCTCTCGATCAGGTGTAATCTTTTTGGGTAATTGATTTGGTTGATTTTAACCACTTTGGCTGTACCATCAGGTGAGCCATCATCAATAATCAATAACTCAAAATCCCCTTCCAGACCCATGATAGAATGGATCATTTCCTGGATATTTTCAATCTCATTATAGGTTGGGATAATTACTAGCTTCCGGTGCATCTTTGGGGTAATAAAGCTCAAAAGTAAGGTTTAGGGTTGATTTAAGAAGAAATGAACTAAATAATTTTGGTTAAAGTGTATTTTCGTGAAAAATATTACTATTCCATGATCGCGATTGTTAGTTACGTCTCCATTGGTTCTTATGATTCCAATACAGTTGATGAGGATAAAATCCTTTCCTCTATTTTAACTGAGTTGAAAATGCAACATGAGATCGTTCCTTGGTCTGATAAACAAGTAGATTGGAGTAAATATGAAACACTTTTAATCAAATCCACCTGGGATTATTTTGATTATTATCCTGAATTTTTGAATTGGATAAATCATGTCAAAAAACTGAATATCAAAGTATTAAATAATCTGGATACTATTTTATGGAATTCTACCAAAGGTTATTTAGCAGAGATAAAGGAGAAAGGGTTTCCTGTCATTTCAGGATTTACTTTAAAAAAAGGAACGAAGATTTCATTTGATGAGATTCATAAATCTTTAGGAACAGGAGATTGGGTAGTCAAACCTATGGTAAGTGGGGGAGCAAAAAACACCATGAAAATTCCTAGTTCTCAATGGGATAAGTTTGAAGGAAAAATCCAACAATTAGCCCAAGATGAGGATTTCTTGATTCAACCCTATGTCAAGGAAGTGGCAGAAGTGGGAGAGTATTCTTTGTTGTTTTTTAATGGGGAGTTTTCACATGCTGTACTGAAAACTCCAGCTTCCGGAGATTTTCGGGTCCAACATTATTTTGGAGGAGCAATAAAATCAATCACACCAAGTGGCAACATGAGAAAGGCAGCAAAGACCTTGGTAGATCAATTTGCATCAGATAGTCTCTACGCAAGGGTGGATGGAGTAGAAATCAATGGAGCGTTTTATTTAATGGAGCTTGAATTGATTGAACCGTATTTGTTTTTGGATTCCAATCCTTCCGCCATTCCAAACTATAAAAAGGCCTTGATCCAAAGGTTGGGTTAAACACAAACTTCTTGTTGATTCTGCGCATACTCACTTCCCTTGAAGGCGGCCTCTTGTAATAGTTGGCAGCCTTCAGGATTTCCCATTTTTGCCAAGCAGTATCCTTTTTTCGCCAGGGCTTCCACATGATTAGGGTTTGTCCTCAAGATT is a genomic window containing:
- a CDS encoding polyprenol monophosphomannose synthase codes for the protein MHRKLVIIPTYNEIENIQEMIHSIMGLEGDFELLIIDDGSPDGTAKVVKINQINYPKRLHLIERKGKLGLGTAYLKGFEWALSNDFDFIFEMDCDFSHNPYDLIRLYLACQNREFDMAIGSRYITGVNVVNWPIGRVLMSYFASVYVKFITGLPIKDATAGFKCYHRSVLEGINLKEVKFIGYAFQIEMKFTAWKLGFKLIEVPIIFTDRTKGTSKMSSGIFKEAVFGVIWMKIKSIFSPYRLNQSESI
- a CDS encoding ATP-grasp domain-containing protein is translated as MIAIVSYVSIGSYDSNTVDEDKILSSILTELKMQHEIVPWSDKQVDWSKYETLLIKSTWDYFDYYPEFLNWINHVKKLNIKVLNNLDTILWNSTKGYLAEIKEKGFPVISGFTLKKGTKISFDEIHKSLGTGDWVVKPMVSGGAKNTMKIPSSQWDKFEGKIQQLAQDEDFLIQPYVKEVAEVGEYSLLFFNGEFSHAVLKTPASGDFRVQHYFGGAIKSITPSGNMRKAAKTLVDQFASDSLYARVDGVEINGAFYLMELELIEPYLFLDSNPSAIPNYKKALIQRLG